The nucleotide window CGCCAGGCGCACCACAATGAAACCCGGCGAAGCGGTGTGGCCCGCCTGTACCGGGTCGCAAGACCGGTACCGCCCGAGGAACCGGCCACGGCTCGACTTCAACCTGGAATGAAGAGGCCTTCCCCGGCCCGGACATCCGAGGCTTGAAATGCCAAGGCCGGTTCCGTGGAACGTCTCAACACGACCACCGCCAGCGTCGGCTGAGTCGAGGCGCGTGTAATGCGCGGCGCGTCGTCGTGTATCCATTTTGTGTCACGACTGGATACGAACATGTCCCCGCCGGTCCCTCCTGCGTCACCTGATCCTCCCGCGGCCGGAGCCACCAGCGCCGCCCCGCCGGCGACGCGCCCGCGGGTAACGTGGACAGCCGCCCTCGTGGTCGCGGCGGCGCTGGTCGCTGCGCTCGGGGTGGTGCCCTACGTTCACTACCGTCTGACCCACTCTCTCACCGACGACGCCTTCGTCGAGTCCCACCTCACGCACCTCGGGGCACAGACCCCGGGCCTCATCACGCGGGTTCTGGTCGAGGAGCGGGACGCGGTGAAGGCCGGCCAACTGCTCGCCGAAATCGACCCCGAACCGCACCGGCGGGCGGTCGATCTGGCGGCCGCCAAACGCGCTAAAGCGGAGGGCGAACTGACGCTCGAGCGGTCGACGTGGGAGCGGTTGGAGAAAGAGCACCCGCGCCGCGTCGCGGCAGCCAAGGCCGACCTAGCATTCGCCGAGGCCGGGGTGTCCCAGGCGAAGACGGAGCTAGAAGTGGTCCGGGTTGATGTGGACAAGGCCGTTCGGGAGGCCGAGGCGGCGGTCGCGTCCGCCAAGGCGTCGCTGGTCAAGGCGGACGAGGACGCGACCCGGTACGAGCGGCTGTTCAAGGAGGCGTCGGTCCCGAAGGTGAAATGGGAGGACGCGGTCAAAGCCCGCGCGGCCGCCGACGCCGACGTGCAAACGGCCGAAGCCAAACTCGACCGCGCCACCTCGAACCGCCGCAAGGTGGCGATCGCCGAACAGGCGGTGGCGGTTGCGAGCAGCCGCCGGGACAAGGCGGCCGAAGAGCTGCGGCTCACAGAGCTGGGCCGGCTGACCGTGGAGGAAGCCGGGCTCAAGGTGAAGGTGCTGGAGCGCGAGGTGGACCAGGCCAAGCGCAACGAAGCGTCGGTGCGGACGCAGCTCGAGTACTGCCGCGTCGTCGCCCCGTTCGACGGGATCGTTGTGAAGCGGTACCGCAACCCCGGCGACCACGCCCCGCTCGGCTCGCCGGTGCTCAGCCTCTACGACCCGGACCTCGTGTACGTCACCGCTTACCTGGAAGAAGACCGGCTGGCCGGCGTGTCGCCGGGCAACGCGGCGGTGCTGAAGCTGGACGCCTTCCGGCAGCCGCTCGCCGGCCGGGTGGTCTGGGTCGGACAGGCGACCGGGGCCAACTTCGCGCTCGTGCCCCGGGACGTTAGCTCCGGGGAATTCACCAAGGTGCCGCAACGGGTGCCGGTCCGCATCCTCCCCGACCGGGACGAACGCTGGGGCGACCTCCGACCGGGGCTGTCCGTATCCGTAGTCATCGACCACGGAGCGGGCGACCGGGAGTGGGCGGCAACACAGGCCGAACGGCTGCGGGCGCGGGGCGAACGCGGGCAAGGACCGTTGCCGACGGCGGGAACGGGGGGCGGGCCGTGACCCCACCCCGCTCGCCCGAGCGCGACTTCCTGGGGCACGTCGGTGTGGTGCTGGCCATCGTCCCGGCCATGCTCCTGGCCGGGATCACCGCCACCCTCACCGAACTGCCCCGCATCTTCGTCGTCAGCGAACTGGCGTCCGACCGCTACCGGTTCCAGTGGGTCACCGGCGCGACACTGGTGGGCGGCGTGATCGGTATCGCCGGCGTGGGGTGGCTGGCCGGTCACATCGGGCTGCGGCGCTGCTACCTGCTCGGGCTGATGCTGTACACGGCCGGGAGCGCCGCGGCCTCCCTGGCGCCCGGCACCGACCCGCTGGCCGTGGCCCGGTGCGTGCAGAGTTGCGGGAACGGGCTGGTGGCGACGACGGTACTCGCGCTGCTGTGGCGCGAGTTCCCCGCGCACCGCGACCTCGGGATCGCGGTGTTCGCGTTCGGGGTCTACTTCGGCCGCATCGCCGGGCCGAGCATCAGCACCTGGCTCGTCACCCACGACGACTGGCGGAGCGTCTTTTACGCCACCGCTGCGGCCGGCGCGATCGGTCTGCTCGTAGCCTGGCGGGCGCTGCCGCCGGACGCGCCGGCAGTCGAACCGCCGGGGGCGTTCGACTTCACAGGGCTGGCCCTGCTGGTCGCCTGGGTGGTGTGCCTGGTCATCGGGCTGTACCGGTTCCAGTTGTGGGGCTGGCAGCGGGCGAACGAAACCCTGGTGGTGGCCGCGCTCGGGCTCGCCCTGTTAGCGGCGTTCGTGCGGCAGCAGTTCACCGCCCCCCGACCGCTGCTCGACCTGCGGCTGTTCTCCCGGCACCACTTCGCAATGGGCGTGGTCATCAAAGCGCTGATCGACGGCCAGTTCTTCGCCGTACTCGGCATCCTCACGCGGTACATGGCCGTCACCCGCGACTACCAGCGGGTGGCGACCGGCGCGGTCCTGCTGCCGGCGGTGGCAGCGATGACCGGCACGCTGGTCTTCACGGCCCACTTCGGCACGCGCGACAACCGCAAGCGGCGGCTGCTCGTCGGGCTGGTCGGTATGACCCTCGCCACCTGGCAACTGACCCGAATCGACTTGTTCACCAGCAAGGAATGGGTGGGCTTGGTGGCGGCGGTGTGGGCGGCGGCCGTGGGGCTCGTCGCCTCCCCGGTCATCTGCATCGCCCAGGACAATCTGCGCCCGGAGGAGATTGCGAGTTCGGCGAGCATCAAGAACCTCGGGCTGGTGCTGCCCGGGGCGATCTGCGGCGGGCTGATCGCGATCGCCAGCGAGCGGGCCGGCGACGCGTACTTCGACACGCTCCGGCAAACGATTCAGGTGAACCGGGTGCCGGTCGGCGACGTGTCGGCCGGGCTCACCGACTGGATCACCCGCACGCACGGGAGCACCCCGGGCGCGGCCGACCTCCAGGCGGCCCAGGTGCTCGCCCGGTACGTCCGGTCCACCGCCGCCGTTTACGCCGACCAGACGGCCTTCGGCTGGCTGACGGTCATCAGCGTGGCGACCTTCGTGCTGGCCTGCTTCTTGCGCCGGCTCCCACCGGAAGCACCCGGGCCGCGGCGGGGCTGACACGGGTCTAATAATCAAGCGGTCGGGGCGGGCGGTCTGTTCTCGGGCGGTCACGCGAAACGTATCGTCCGCGTGCGCGATCACCGACCTGCAAACAAAACGAGGAAGTGTCACGGGTCCAAGCTGACACGGCTTCCGCACCCGGTTACGCTGACGGTTGTGCGAGCTCGGTGCGTTCGAGGCCCTGCGCCAAAAAGTTCCGGAAGGGGAGATGCGGGGCAATGGCAGACTTCACTCCGACGCAGGGCCGCTATCTGGCGTTCATCCACGCGTACATCAGCCTGCACGGCTTCCCGCCCGCCGAATCCGAGATCGCCGCCGCGATGTGCGTTTCGGCGCCGTCTGCGCACCAGATGATCAAGACGCTGGAAAAGAAAGGGTTGATCCTGCGCCACCCGGGGCACGCCCGCGCGCTCCAGATCATGATCCCGGAAGCCGAAATTCCGTCGTGGAATCAGCGCGCCGCGGGGAAACGGTCCGCACCCCCTGCGGCCCGGACTGACCGCGTACCAGCAGCCCCGCCCGCGCCGCCGGGAACTCTTTACGTCTTCGAGGTGTTCCTGGCTGGCGGGCCGGTGAGCGAAAAGTACACAGGTAAGGAGATCAGTCGCACCATCGAGATCCGCGGCGACCAAACGCTCGAGCAGTTGCACCGCTCCATCTTCGCGGCGTTCGACCGGTTCGAGGAGCACCTCTACGAGTTCCAGTTCGGGAAACGGCCGTTCGACCCGAAAGGCCCCAACTACGGCATCCCCGACGCGGGCGAGAGCCGAAAGGGGTACGGCGACGCGCGCACGACCACGCTGGACGCCCTCGGACTGACCGAAGACAAGGTCTTCGGTTACCTGTTCGACTTCGGGGACGAGTGGTTCCACCAGATCCAGATTCGGCGGATCGAGCAAGCGATCCCGACGGTCACCTACCCGCGCGTCATCAAGCGGGTCGGCCCGTCCCCTCCGCAGTACGATGAGGAATAGTCGCGCCCGCTCACGCTCCGCGCGTGCCGGGCCGACAACTCGTCGTTGGACGTAACACACCTGTCCGGACCGGTGCCCGCTTTAACCCGGGCGCTACTTCTTCTCGACCGGCCGCGGGGCGGGCACGTCCCCGGACGGTTTTGATGGTGCCGTGGGTTGGGGCGCACCGCCGGTCGCGAACTTCATCCGCGCGAGAGCGACGAGCAGGTCGTACCGGGCGGCGTTCAGGTTCTGCTCGGCGCGGATGAGTGCGGTCTCGGCGTCCACCACGTCCGTCGGTTTGGCGTCCCCGCGGTTGTAGCGGTTGCGCACCAGACGAAGAGTCTCGATCGCCTGACCAACGGCCGACCGCGACAGTTTCAAGCGGCCGACGGCGTCCTCAATGTTTCGGTAGGCAACGTGCGTCTCGAACGCGATCGTGTCGCACACCTGCTGCCCTTGTGCGAGCGCAACTTCAACCTCGGCCTGCGCGCCGTCGAGTTCGGCCCGGCGGCGCCCGCCCGTGTACAAATCCCACTTCAGCGCGATGCCGGCGTCCGCGACTTGCGAATTCTGCACCCGGCTCCCCTCAACGAGCGCGCCGCCCCCGCTCACGGCGATCGTCGGTAGAAAGTCGGCCCGCACGACATCCGTCCCGCGGCCGGCGGCGGCCACACCCAGCCGGACAACCGAGAATTCAGGCCGGCCGGCCACCGCCTGAGCCAGACAGTCTTCGAGCCGCACTGAATAATCGTCCAATTCGGCGCTGCGCTCGACCACCCGCGTCGGGGAGCTGACGTTGACGCCCATGACCCGGTTCAGCCCGGCGACGGCGATCTGGGACTCGCTGGTGGCCGTGACCAACCCTTGCCGGACCTCGGCCAAGAACACCTCGGCCCGGAGCACGTCCTCGTTCGTGAGCACCCCGTTTTGGGCCAGGTTCCGCACGTCCTTGAGGGAAGCCTCGGCCCTAACGACGGCCCGCTCGGCCACCACCTGCGCCGCCCGCGCCTGGAGCACGCGGGCGTAGTTGACCGCGACATCGAACGCCACCGACTGACGGGTCCGCTCCCACTGCCACTGGGCGATCTCCGCCCGCAGGTGCGCCTGATCGCGGGCGGCCAGCCGCTTGCCGAACTGGAACACAGTCCACTGAACCCGCAAATCGAGCACCTCGAAGTCCTGGTTCCCCGGCCCGAACCCGCGGACCGGCAGCACCGGGAACCGGCCCCCGTCCGGGACCCCGACGAACCCGGTGTGGCTGGAGTAGCCCTGGAACGCGTAGCTCGTGCCGACCGTCGGCAGAAAGGCGGCCTGCGCGGACCGCTCGCCGGCCTGACGGGCCGTAGCCGCCCACCGCGCCTCCGCGATGCGGGGGCTGTGACGCAGTGCTAGATCTTCGGCTTGCTCGAGGGTCAGAGGTTGGTCAAGGGGCGCGGAGGTCTCTGCGCCCGTCTCGTGCGGCGCCGGCACCGAACCGGCGGGCGGAACGACCGGGTCGTACTCCTTCGGAATCACTTGCGGGGCGGTAACTCGGGCGGCATACGCCCCCCCCGGGTCCGTCGCCGAGGAGTGAAGGCACCCGGCCGCACCAAGGACCGCAACCGCGGCCGCGCGAACGTGGCGCATCCGACCGCTCCCCGCTAAAGGCCCCGGAACGCCCATAATCACAGCTCGTTGTGGATGTGGCGTGGGATACCCGCACCCGCCCGGGCCGTCAATCGAACTCCCTGATACCCAAGTGCGGCGACAGTGGCGAAACCCGCGCGTAACACGACCCCATGGCCTAACCGTCCTTGCGCCCGACGGCGCGCATGGGTGCCGTGCGGCACCGCGTGCCTCAAGCCCGCGTCATCTCGTGCCTAGCCGTCTGACCATAAAAGTGAGCACTTGTCCGAAGCGTACCGCTCCCGCAGAATGCGAGAGCGTGGGCTCCGTTCGCCACAGAACCGTACCGCTCAGGGGGAAGAAGATGTCGGTAATTCAGGCGTGGGTGGCTCCGGCGGCCGGGCAGAAGTTGACGAAACAGGACGTGGACCTTGGGCCGCTCGGGTCGGACGAGGTGGAGGTTCAGGTCGAGCACTGCGGGCTGTGCCACTCGGACCTGTCCGTGCTGAACAACGACTGGGGCATCGCACAGTACCCGGCGGTGCTCGGGCACGAGGCGGTGGGCCGGGTGGTGGAGGTGGGGACCGGGGCCAAGGGGCTGAAGGTGGGGCAGCGGGTCGGGATCGGGTGGACCGCCGGGAGTTGCATGCACTGCCGCCCGTGCAAGTCGGGCGATCAGCACCTGTGCGACCAGGCCCAGCCCACCATCGTCGGGCACCGGGGCGGGTTCGCCAGCCGGGTCCGGTCCCACTGGGCGTGGGCGGTGCCGATCCCGGACGCGCTGCCGGCCGCCGACGCCGGGCCGCTGCTGTGCGGCGGGATCACCGTGTTCAACCCGATCATGATGCACGCCCGGCCGATGAGCCGGGTCGGGA belongs to Gemmata obscuriglobus and includes:
- the ahr gene encoding NADPH-dependent aldehyde reductase Ahr; translation: MSVIQAWVAPAAGQKLTKQDVDLGPLGSDEVEVQVEHCGLCHSDLSVLNNDWGIAQYPAVLGHEAVGRVVEVGTGAKGLKVGQRVGIGWTAGSCMHCRPCKSGDQHLCDQAQPTIVGHRGGFASRVRSHWAWAVPIPDALPAADAGPLLCGGITVFNPIMMHARPMSRVGIVGIGGLGHMGVKFAAAYGCEVTAFTSSERKFEEARGFGAHRVVATRDSDAVRQLAGALDLLIVTTNVALDWDAMLGTLAPNGRMHVVGAVLEPIPVTVFPLIMKQGCISASPTGSPVAIEDMLAFAARHQVLPTTEHFPMSQINTAFERLHEGKARYRIVLDADF
- a CDS encoding TolC family protein, coding for MRHVRAAAVAVLGAAGCLHSSATDPGGAYAARVTAPQVIPKEYDPVVPPAGSVPAPHETGAETSAPLDQPLTLEQAEDLALRHSPRIAEARWAATARQAGERSAQAAFLPTVGTSYAFQGYSSHTGFVGVPDGGRFPVLPVRGFGPGNQDFEVLDLRVQWTVFQFGKRLAARDQAHLRAEIAQWQWERTRQSVAFDVAVNYARVLQARAAQVVAERAVVRAEASLKDVRNLAQNGVLTNEDVLRAEVFLAEVRQGLVTATSESQIAVAGLNRVMGVNVSSPTRVVERSAELDDYSVRLEDCLAQAVAGRPEFSVVRLGVAAAGRGTDVVRADFLPTIAVSGGGALVEGSRVQNSQVADAGIALKWDLYTGGRRRAELDGAQAEVEVALAQGQQVCDTIAFETHVAYRNIEDAVGRLKLSRSAVGQAIETLRLVRNRYNRGDAKPTDVVDAETALIRAEQNLNAARYDLLVALARMKFATGGAPQPTAPSKPSGDVPAPRPVEKK
- a CDS encoding IS1096 element passenger TnpR family protein translates to MADFTPTQGRYLAFIHAYISLHGFPPAESEIAAAMCVSAPSAHQMIKTLEKKGLILRHPGHARALQIMIPEAEIPSWNQRAAGKRSAPPAARTDRVPAAPPAPPGTLYVFEVFLAGGPVSEKYTGKEISRTIEIRGDQTLEQLHRSIFAAFDRFEEHLYEFQFGKRPFDPKGPNYGIPDAGESRKGYGDARTTTLDALGLTEDKVFGYLFDFGDEWFHQIQIRRIEQAIPTVTYPRVIKRVGPSPPQYDEE
- a CDS encoding MFS transporter is translated as MTPPRSPERDFLGHVGVVLAIVPAMLLAGITATLTELPRIFVVSELASDRYRFQWVTGATLVGGVIGIAGVGWLAGHIGLRRCYLLGLMLYTAGSAAASLAPGTDPLAVARCVQSCGNGLVATTVLALLWREFPAHRDLGIAVFAFGVYFGRIAGPSISTWLVTHDDWRSVFYATAAAGAIGLLVAWRALPPDAPAVEPPGAFDFTGLALLVAWVVCLVIGLYRFQLWGWQRANETLVVAALGLALLAAFVRQQFTAPRPLLDLRLFSRHHFAMGVVIKALIDGQFFAVLGILTRYMAVTRDYQRVATGAVLLPAVAAMTGTLVFTAHFGTRDNRKRRLLVGLVGMTLATWQLTRIDLFTSKEWVGLVAAVWAAAVGLVASPVICIAQDNLRPEEIASSASIKNLGLVLPGAICGGLIAIASERAGDAYFDTLRQTIQVNRVPVGDVSAGLTDWITRTHGSTPGAADLQAAQVLARYVRSTAAVYADQTAFGWLTVISVATFVLACFLRRLPPEAPGPRRG
- a CDS encoding HlyD family secretion protein, whose product is MSPPVPPASPDPPAAGATSAAPPATRPRVTWTAALVVAAALVAALGVVPYVHYRLTHSLTDDAFVESHLTHLGAQTPGLITRVLVEERDAVKAGQLLAEIDPEPHRRAVDLAAAKRAKAEGELTLERSTWERLEKEHPRRVAAAKADLAFAEAGVSQAKTELEVVRVDVDKAVREAEAAVASAKASLVKADEDATRYERLFKEASVPKVKWEDAVKARAAADADVQTAEAKLDRATSNRRKVAIAEQAVAVASSRRDKAAEELRLTELGRLTVEEAGLKVKVLEREVDQAKRNEASVRTQLEYCRVVAPFDGIVVKRYRNPGDHAPLGSPVLSLYDPDLVYVTAYLEEDRLAGVSPGNAAVLKLDAFRQPLAGRVVWVGQATGANFALVPRDVSSGEFTKVPQRVPVRILPDRDERWGDLRPGLSVSVVIDHGAGDREWAATQAERLRARGERGQGPLPTAGTGGGP